The proteins below come from a single Campylobacter sp. CCUG 57310 genomic window:
- a CDS encoding sulfite exporter TauE/SafE family protein gives MGLEIVTISLAALSSALLTLFSGFGLGTLLMPVMAIFFPVDVAIAITATVHFANNIFKGALFAGEFNKNILIKFGIPAMIFAFIGAFCLNLLSSAHTLFSYEIFSKQMEVESIKFIIGTLILLFVIVEISPKFKQMKFEPKFLPLGGALSGFFGGLSGHQGAFRSMFLIKCGMSKSEFIATGVFIAIMVDISRLIVYGLNFHTQAINANLSLVLTATLCAFMGSFVGAKLIKKVTIEKIKFLISLLLVIIATLMMSGVL, from the coding sequence ATGGGTTTAGAGATCGTTACGATTAGCCTTGCCGCGCTTTCATCCGCCCTGCTTACGCTATTTTCGGGCTTTGGACTTGGTACGCTTCTTATGCCCGTTATGGCGATATTTTTTCCTGTTGATGTAGCTATTGCGATCACTGCGACGGTGCATTTTGCAAACAATATCTTTAAAGGCGCGCTCTTTGCGGGAGAATTTAATAAAAATATTTTAATCAAATTTGGAATTCCTGCAATGATTTTTGCTTTTATAGGAGCTTTTTGTCTTAATCTTTTAAGCTCGGCGCATACTCTTTTTAGCTATGAAATTTTTAGCAAACAGATGGAAGTTGAAAGCATAAAATTTATCATAGGCACGCTCATACTGCTCTTTGTGATAGTTGAAATTTCGCCTAAATTTAAACAGATGAAATTTGAGCCTAAATTTCTGCCGTTAGGCGGAGCTTTAAGCGGATTTTTTGGCGGGCTCTCAGGACACCAAGGCGCTTTTAGAAGTATGTTTTTGATAAAGTGCGGTATGAGCAAGAGCGAATTTATAGCGACAGGCGTTTTTATAGCCATTATGGTTGATATATCTCGCCTTATCGTTTATGGGCTAAATTTCCATACTCAAGCCATAAATGCAAATTTGTCTCTAGTTCTTACCGCTACACTTTGTGCTTTTATGGGCTCTTTTGTAGGTGCCAAGCTTATCAAAAAAGTAACTATAGAAAAGATAAAATTTCTGATATCTTTACTTCTTGTGATAATAGCTACTTTGATGATGAGTGGAGTTTTATAA
- a CDS encoding NADP-dependent isocitrate dehydrogenase: MSDIIWTKTDEAPALASYSLLAILENFLNKADISIKSVDISLAGRIIAAFSDRLKPEQRSEDYLEILSKMTDDKFANIIKLPNISASIPQLNAAINELRAKGYDIPLYVEEPKNDEEKIAKQRYQKVLGSAVNPVLRQGNSDRRSILAVKEYAKANPHKMGAWSKDSKSEVSYMSKGDFYSNEKSYTSKKDDVLKVEFTNKNGEKRVLKDDLKIQKDEVIDATFMSVNALKEFIKEQISDANSKELLFSVHLKATMMKVSDPVIFGHFVREFFDEAFEEFKDEFKALKINQNNGLKELFEKIATLDKEVQEKILAKFDEIYAKQPSLAMVNSDLGITNLHVPSDVIIDASMPVMIRNSGKMWDKDGLLKEAKAVIPDQTYARVYESVIKDFKNNGALDPSKIGSVANVGLMAKKAEEYGSHDKTFIMNEDGVIEVLSSSGEVIFKFEVQNGDIFRMTQTKDDAIKNWVELALNRAKITNSKAIFWLDENRAHDKEILKKVREILNSTDLKELDIEILSPEAACKKTLDIIRQGKDCISVTGNVLRDYLTDLFPILELGTSAKMLSVVPLLKGGGVFETGAGGSAPKIAEQFFEENHLRWDSLGEFLALIASLEHLANTKNNENARILSLTLNQAVAKWLKENRAPLKKAGEPDNRTSHFYLALYWADELAQNGGKLAGKFQNLANALKENESVINKELLEAQGAKVDIGGYYKFDDKLAQIAMRPSNTLNQIIREV, translated from the coding sequence ATGAGCGATATTATTTGGACTAAGACCGATGAAGCGCCTGCGCTTGCTAGCTACTCTTTGCTTGCGATTTTAGAAAATTTTTTAAACAAAGCAGACATCAGTATAAAAAGCGTTGATATATCGCTTGCAGGACGTATAATCGCAGCTTTTAGCGATAGGTTAAAGCCTGAGCAAAGAAGCGAGGATTATCTTGAAATTTTAAGCAAGATGACTGATGATAAATTTGCCAACATCATAAAACTTCCAAATATTTCCGCAAGTATCCCGCAACTAAATGCCGCTATAAACGAGCTTAGAGCCAAAGGATACGATATCCCTCTTTATGTAGAGGAGCCTAAAAACGATGAAGAAAAGATAGCCAAGCAAAGATATCAAAAAGTGCTAGGAAGCGCGGTTAATCCCGTTTTGCGTCAAGGAAATTCAGATAGAAGATCAATCCTCGCAGTAAAAGAATACGCCAAAGCAAATCCTCATAAAATGGGAGCTTGGAGTAAGGATAGCAAAAGCGAAGTAAGCTATATGAGCAAGGGGGATTTTTATTCGAACGAAAAATCATACACTAGCAAAAAAGATGACGTTTTAAAAGTTGAATTTACAAATAAAAACGGCGAAAAAAGAGTGCTTAAAGATGATCTTAAAATCCAAAAAGATGAAGTTATAGACGCTACTTTTATGAGTGTAAACGCTCTTAAAGAATTTATCAAAGAGCAAATTTCAGATGCGAACTCAAAAGAGCTTTTGTTTTCGGTGCATCTAAAAGCCACCATGATGAAGGTAAGCGATCCTGTGATATTTGGTCATTTTGTGCGCGAGTTTTTTGATGAAGCGTTTGAGGAATTTAAAGACGAGTTTAAAGCTCTTAAGATAAATCAAAACAACGGCTTAAAAGAGCTTTTTGAAAAGATCGCTACTCTTGATAAAGAAGTGCAAGAGAAAATTTTGGCTAAATTTGATGAAATTTATGCCAAGCAGCCCAGTTTAGCTATGGTAAATTCAGATCTTGGCATTACAAATTTGCATGTGCCAAGCGATGTGATAATTGATGCTTCAATGCCCGTGATGATAAGAAACTCGGGCAAGATGTGGGATAAAGACGGCTTGTTAAAAGAGGCTAAAGCGGTGATACCCGATCAAACTTATGCAAGAGTTTATGAGAGTGTGATTAAAGATTTTAAGAATAACGGCGCGCTTGATCCAAGCAAGATAGGAAGTGTGGCCAACGTTGGTCTTATGGCAAAGAAAGCCGAGGAGTATGGAAGTCACGATAAGACTTTTATAATGAATGAAGATGGGGTTATAGAGGTTTTAAGTTCAAGCGGTGAAGTTATATTTAAATTTGAAGTTCAAAACGGCGATATATTTCGCATGACGCAGACAAAAGACGACGCGATAAAAAATTGGGTTGAGCTTGCTTTAAATAGAGCTAAAATCACAAATTCCAAGGCTATTTTTTGGCTTGATGAAAATCGTGCCCATGATAAAGAAATTCTTAAAAAAGTAAGAGAAATTTTAAACTCAACCGACTTAAAAGAGCTTGATATAGAAATTTTAAGTCCGGAAGCGGCTTGTAAAAAGACGCTTGATATAATCCGCCAAGGCAAAGACTGCATAAGCGTAACAGGCAATGTGCTAAGAGATTATCTAACCGATCTTTTCCCTATACTTGAGCTTGGAACAAGCGCTAAGATGCTCTCCGTGGTGCCGCTTTTAAAAGGCGGAGGCGTGTTTGAGACGGGAGCGGGCGGGTCTGCTCCAAAGATAGCAGAGCAGTTTTTTGAGGAAAATCACCTAAGATGGGATAGTTTAGGCGAATTTTTAGCGCTAATTGCAAGCTTAGAGCATCTGGCAAATACAAAAAACAATGAAAACGCAAGAATTTTATCGCTTACTTTAAATCAAGCCGTTGCAAAATGGCTTAAAGAAAATCGCGCTCCGCTTAAAAAGGCGGGAGAGCCCGATAATCGCACGAGCCATTTTTATCTTGCGCTTTACTGGGCGGATGAGCTTGCGCAAAACGGCGGCAAACTCGCTGGCAAATTTCAAAATTTGGCCAATGCGCTAAAAGAAAACGAAAGTGTTATAAACAAAGAGCTTTTAGAAGCGCAAGGCGCTAAGGTGGATATCGGCGGGTATTATAAATTTGATGATAAACTGGCGCAAATCGCCATGAGACCAAGTAATACACTAAATCAAATCATAAGAGAGGTTTAA
- the mltG gene encoding endolytic transglycosylase MltG, producing the protein MVKNMMMKAKICQIFFIICEIIFIFSLSFLLYLARPVATSEVIFLPKGSVGEIITYLKSKNFNITALDKHILAYIGHPQSGWIDVGEGKLAKFDFLHKLTTAKAAMSEITLIPGETTAIFLKDLAVKLNLNERILNEIYSSSAPIADGFLVPETYKIPIGINENQLIEYLLRESKASHENLSKKLLGAYDEQKWQEILITASVIQKEAADESEMPLVSSVIQNRLKKGMKLQMDGTLNYGLFSHETVTPKRIREDKSKFNTYLHEGLPPSPICTVSTAAIKAAINPENSEYLYFVRDKKTMKHKFSKTYAEHNEHIKSQK; encoded by the coding sequence ATGGTTAAAAATATGATGATGAAGGCTAAAATATGCCAAATTTTTTTCATAATATGCGAGATAATATTCATTTTTTCCCTAAGTTTTCTTCTCTATCTTGCAAGACCCGTTGCAACAAGCGAGGTTATTTTCTTGCCAAAAGGCAGTGTAGGCGAAATTATAACATATCTAAAGTCTAAAAATTTTAACATAACAGCGCTGGATAAGCATATCTTAGCCTATATAGGACATCCTCAATCAGGCTGGATAGACGTGGGAGAGGGCAAGCTTGCCAAATTTGATTTTTTACACAAGCTAACCACCGCAAAAGCCGCTATGAGCGAGATTACTTTGATACCGGGCGAAACTACGGCTATATTTTTAAAAGATCTTGCCGTAAAGCTAAATTTAAACGAGCGAATTTTAAATGAGATTTATAGCTCGTCAGCTCCTATTGCCGACGGGTTTTTAGTGCCTGAAACGTATAAAATTCCTATCGGCATAAATGAAAATCAGCTTATCGAGTATCTTTTAAGAGAGTCTAAGGCGTCTCATGAAAATCTCTCTAAAAAGCTTTTAGGCGCATATGACGAGCAAAAATGGCAAGAAATTTTAATCACCGCTTCGGTTATCCAAAAAGAAGCAGCCGATGAGAGCGAAATGCCTCTTGTAAGCTCTGTTATCCAAAACCGCCTTAAAAAAGGCATGAAGCTACAAATGGACGGGACTTTAAACTACGGGCTTTTTTCACACGAAACAGTAACTCCAAAGCGTATCAGAGAGGATAAGAGCAAATTTAACACCTATTTGCACGAGGGGCTTCCACCAAGCCCAATTTGCACGGTTTCAACAGCCGCGATAAAAGCCGCGATAAATCCTGAAAATTCGGAGTATCTATACTTCGTGCGCGACAAAAAGACGATGAAGCATAAATTTAGCAAAACTTACGCCGAACACAACGAGCATATAAAATCCCAAAAGTGA
- a CDS encoding AsmA-like C-terminal domain-containing protein → MKKIWHILAFIIIFLTILIATLKHGINVEKIDLGEFKAEQLYIKLDKKLILRARNIEIPKTSKEDSSNDSLLRVTDNIGWIDMLFKEVLLERIKLDNNEFTILFFENAFHIDTAYLTLDTTFTPQPNGLNIDVYWLAFKDFNVNLTGNANADIKNNIYDFNGTFSSHELNGKANIKLKDEMLNYTISDINASSLKGFMDELGAKLELNKDVKNWIYGYVTADNYFVQDLSGKFDLKTENFYLKELKANGVSKNVKAKFDAKLPPATVEEVKVELKNETLKFSLKNPKWQGKNLNGTSLEIYKIFDEKGAGLLLDLKASAAFDKQVNSILKAYHIDIPIEQKSGKAEGRLKLDLNFDKLDMKIDGKFNAKDSVVDIAGAKFNVKNADINISNDKVLVNATDSGMDFFNADIKVDVDIAKQNADISGNVKKFDLNIDGNEIAKFADLPLKAKLDFSKKDVTLDIENPKVNLVFGNENKITINNLKDVINHSPLLKDIGIKDANFTLVTKDFENIDLSLKDAKFSLPLVEKDGSDYDSDSFDIKISKNLISGKSATDRLKFRVKDGKTFVDIKDLDFELKSDDSNQSKDINIEFSGIKSSIMIYDINRTMDFLSYNGSVDKNSLKLEAKPSSGTLSLSKTADKFDMSANDISGEFVNSLIGKNSFEKGNFKLRILGTSTDNFKGEVRLHGANLSDYTFYNRLLTFLNSVPSLIIFKTPDFTEKGFPIKFGKILFQKKGNLIEFVAIDLESSSADIAGRGTIDLATKNIDIDLELKLLKDASSIIGSIPIINQIILGKDRSISTVIKVRGTLDDPKYSTQVLADTLMSPFNIIKNVLEAPFLIFE, encoded by the coding sequence ATGAAAAAAATTTGGCATATTTTAGCCTTCATCATCATATTTTTAACCATCCTTATAGCTACGTTAAAGCATGGAATTAACGTAGAAAAAATTGATCTTGGCGAATTTAAAGCCGAACAATTATATATAAAACTTGATAAAAAACTAATTCTAAGAGCTAGAAATATAGAAATTCCAAAGACCAGCAAAGAAGATAGCTCAAACGATAGCTTGCTTAGAGTAACGGATAATATAGGCTGGATAGACATGCTCTTTAAAGAGGTATTGCTTGAGAGGATTAAACTCGATAACAACGAATTTACGATACTGTTTTTTGAAAACGCATTTCACATCGATACGGCTTATCTAACGCTTGATACGACATTTACTCCTCAACCAAACGGACTTAATATCGATGTTTATTGGCTTGCTTTTAAAGACTTTAATGTAAATCTAACAGGCAATGCAAACGCGGATATAAAAAACAATATTTATGATTTTAACGGTACATTTTCAAGCCACGAGCTAAACGGCAAAGCAAACATAAAACTTAAAGATGAGATGCTAAACTACACTATAAGCGATATAAACGCAAGCAGTCTAAAGGGCTTCATGGATGAACTTGGCGCAAAGCTTGAGCTTAATAAAGACGTGAAAAACTGGATATACGGATATGTGACTGCGGATAATTACTTCGTGCAGGATTTAAGCGGTAAATTTGACCTAAAAACCGAGAATTTTTACTTAAAAGAGCTTAAGGCAAACGGTGTTTCTAAAAACGTAAAAGCCAAATTTGACGCCAAACTCCCACCTGCTACGGTAGAAGAAGTAAAAGTTGAGCTTAAAAACGAAACTCTGAAATTTAGCCTTAAAAATCCAAAATGGCAGGGTAAAAATTTAAACGGCACAAGCCTTGAAATTTATAAAATTTTTGACGAAAAGGGTGCGGGACTGCTGCTTGATCTAAAGGCAAGTGCGGCATTTGATAAGCAGGTAAATTCCATCCTAAAAGCGTATCATATAGATATACCTATCGAGCAAAAAAGCGGTAAGGCGGAGGGAAGACTCAAGCTTGATCTGAATTTTGATAAGCTTGATATGAAGATAGATGGCAAATTTAACGCCAAAGATAGTGTCGTGGATATCGCAGGAGCGAAATTTAACGTAAAAAATGCCGACATAAATATATCAAACGATAAGGTTTTAGTAAATGCCACTGATAGCGGAATGGACTTTTTTAACGCGGATATAAAAGTAGATGTGGATATAGCTAAGCAAAATGCCGATATAAGCGGCAATGTAAAGAAATTTGATCTAAATATAGACGGTAACGAAATAGCCAAATTCGCTGATTTGCCGTTAAAAGCTAAGCTTGATTTTAGCAAAAAAGATGTAACTCTTGATATAGAAAATCCTAAAGTAAATTTGGTGTTTGGCAATGAAAACAAGATAACCATAAACAACCTAAAAGATGTCATCAACCACTCCCCTCTGCTTAAGGATATAGGCATAAAGGACGCGAATTTCACGCTTGTTACAAAGGATTTTGAAAATATAGATTTGAGTTTAAAAGATGCTAAATTTAGCCTTCCTTTAGTTGAAAAAGACGGAAGTGACTATGACAGCGACAGCTTTGATATCAAAATTTCAAAGAATTTAATATCGGGCAAGAGCGCTACGGACCGGCTTAAATTCAGAGTAAAAGACGGCAAGACTTTTGTGGATATCAAGGATTTGGATTTTGAGCTTAAGAGCGATGATAGCAATCAAAGCAAGGATATAAATATCGAATTTAGCGGTATAAAATCATCAATTATGATATATGATATAAATAGAACGATGGATTTTTTAAGCTATAACGGAAGCGTGGATAAAAATAGCCTGAAGCTTGAAGCAAAGCCTTCCAGCGGCACTTTAAGCCTTAGTAAAACGGCTGATAAATTCGATATGTCCGCAAATGATATTAGCGGAGAATTTGTAAATTCTCTAATAGGCAAAAACAGCTTTGAAAAAGGAAATTTCAAACTTAGAATTTTAGGAACAAGCACAGATAACTTTAAAGGTGAAGTAAGATTGCACGGCGCAAATTTAAGCGACTATACATTTTACAACAGGCTTTTAACCTTCTTAAATTCGGTTCCGTCGCTGATTATCTTTAAGACACCGGACTTTACGGAAAAGGGATTTCCTATCAAATTCGGCAAAATTTTATTCCAAAAAAAAGGAAATTTGATAGAGTTCGTAGCGATTGATCTGGAAAGCTCAAGTGCCGATATAGCAGGTCGCGGCACTATAGACTTGGCTACTAAAAATATCGATATAGACTTGGAATTAAAGCTTTTAAAAGACGCAAGCTCCATAATCGGCTCAATCCCTATCATAAATCAAATCATCCTAGGCAAGGATAGAAGCATATCTACGGTCATAAAGGTGCGAGGAACGCTTGATGATCCAAAATACTCCACTCAAGTGCTTGCAGATACGCTTATGTCGCCGTTTAATATCATCAAAAACGTGCTTGAGGCTCCGTTTTTAATATTTGAATAA
- a CDS encoding malate dehydrogenase has product MKISVIGAGNVGASVASTLVLREVADEIALVDIFGNVAAAKAIDLAQSAAVFGIDVKVEGGDDFSLLKDSDIVVITAGSPRKEGQTREDLLLKNAGIVKSSVENIVKFAPNAIIITVTNPLDVLNFVVYKVSGFDKKRIIGMAGELDSARLKFEIGQKTGLKNSEFNAHIIGSHNDDMLVLKENVSVNLDEASFNEVAHEAKTGGAKIVKLLGTSAYYAPGAAVAKMCEAIVKERDEWLSCCVVLDENLTCGRRVRLGKDGIKEIKELSQNEKEAVQKSQDDIKRNIEFLIQSKFF; this is encoded by the coding sequence ATGAAAATTTCAGTTATCGGAGCGGGAAATGTCGGTGCAAGCGTAGCTAGCACACTGGTTTTAAGAGAAGTTGCGGACGAAATCGCGCTTGTTGATATATTTGGCAACGTTGCGGCGGCTAAGGCTATAGATTTGGCTCAAAGTGCGGCTGTTTTTGGTATCGATGTGAAGGTTGAGGGCGGAGATGATTTTTCGCTTTTAAAAGATAGCGATATAGTGGTAATCACCGCAGGAAGCCCTAGAAAAGAGGGTCAGACTAGAGAAGATCTGCTTCTTAAAAACGCAGGCATCGTAAAAAGTAGCGTTGAAAATATCGTAAAATTTGCACCAAATGCGATAATCATAACGGTAACAAACCCGCTTGACGTGCTAAATTTCGTTGTTTATAAAGTAAGCGGCTTTGATAAAAAGCGCATTATCGGTATGGCGGGCGAACTTGACTCGGCAAGGCTTAAATTCGAGATAGGTCAAAAAACAGGACTTAAAAATTCAGAGTTTAACGCTCATATCATAGGCTCTCACAACGACGACATGCTAGTTTTAAAAGAAAATGTCAGCGTAAATTTAGACGAAGCAAGCTTTAACGAAGTGGCTCATGAGGCAAAAACAGGCGGGGCTAAGATAGTAAAACTGCTTGGCACATCGGCGTATTATGCACCTGGAGCTGCAGTAGCCAAGATGTGTGAGGCGATAGTTAAAGAGCGCGATGAGTGGCTAAGCTGCTGCGTGGTCTTGGATGAAAATTTAACTTGCGGCAGACGAGTAAGGCTTGGCAAAGACGGAATCAAAGAGATAAAAGAGCTTAGCCAAAACGAAAAAGAGGCTGTGCAAAAAAGCCAAGATGATATTAAGAGAAATATAGAATTTCTTATCCAAAGTAAATTTTTCTAA
- a CDS encoding recombinase has translation MIRQEIRDKFSNLLKTITKNDTDIISRLSTMVDFIRPKNSDETQECLTAIDMLVEFFNNKSKESVDISNDINLFFIKLKISTNISSFGILSKNGFAYEIKERFYNKFLPSPPDNGELRHVFATLFNKKDDYIWVQKIDDEIWERFFAALFSNSIHIHQVKIHFFHELLYATEMMSVWIAAQEFDDSFVRLDKTLLNRDSAFIALQRDISKFVHKNQKDRLDIHSTTLDIKHLEVLFNQCERQIADLKKKSVSLGISLHGAYKLERLKQILTRIRDAIELIKKFDTKEAHLTLVRLFKEAVRKNATKNSLTEAYKQSSRIIAKSITNNIGEHGEHYIADSVKEYIKMFLTSAGAGIIIAFMALLKIKIVQADFLIGTQTILSSLNYGLGFVFIHLIGFTVATKQPAMTASTFAQEVERDEDNKANQNRLIELIFKVARSQFASVMGNVTLALLISFAISCFVINRGGVILNSDEAGYYLKNLEPLAPLLYAGIAGIWLFCSGLIAGYFDNRADCLQLKQRYFHHPLFKKLFKENAREKISYYLHDHHGAIMGNFIFGILLGITPFVGYLINLPLDIAHVAFSSAYLGYSSTHLGISTYEFLYYLCCVLSIGLVNLVVSFVIALKVSLVSRDTYIGNFFSFAKKLFLEILKQPHRLILPFKDKDK, from the coding sequence TTGATAAGACAAGAAATCAGGGATAAATTTAGCAATCTTTTAAAGACAATAACAAAAAATGACACAGATATCATAAGCAGATTAAGCACTATGGTTGATTTTATAAGACCGAAAAATAGCGATGAGACACAGGAGTGCTTGACCGCTATTGATATGCTTGTTGAATTTTTTAATAATAAAAGCAAAGAGAGCGTTGATATCAGCAATGATATAAATTTGTTTTTTATAAAGCTGAAAATTTCTACAAATATAAGCAGCTTCGGGATCTTGTCTAAAAACGGATTTGCTTATGAGATAAAGGAGCGTTTTTATAATAAATTCCTGCCAAGTCCTCCTGATAACGGCGAACTTAGGCATGTGTTTGCCACTTTGTTCAATAAAAAAGACGACTATATCTGGGTGCAAAAGATAGATGATGAAATTTGGGAAAGGTTTTTTGCGGCTCTGTTTTCAAATTCCATTCACATACATCAGGTTAAAATTCACTTTTTTCACGAGCTTTTGTATGCCACGGAGATGATGTCCGTATGGATAGCCGCGCAAGAATTTGACGATAGCTTCGTAAGGCTTGATAAAACTCTTTTAAATAGAGATTCTGCGTTTATAGCGCTTCAAAGAGATATAAGCAAATTTGTTCATAAAAATCAAAAAGACCGCCTTGATATACACTCTACGACTCTTGATATTAAGCACTTAGAAGTGCTTTTTAATCAATGCGAAAGACAGATAGCTGATCTTAAGAAAAAATCCGTAAGCCTTGGTATATCGCTTCACGGAGCTTATAAGCTGGAGCGCTTAAAGCAGATATTAACAAGGATAAGAGATGCGATAGAGCTTATTAAAAAATTTGATACCAAAGAGGCTCACCTTACTCTTGTGCGACTTTTTAAAGAGGCCGTTAGAAAAAACGCTACTAAAAATTCTCTCACCGAAGCTTACAAACAAAGCAGTCGTATCATCGCTAAAAGCATCACAAACAACATAGGCGAGCACGGAGAACACTATATCGCAGATAGCGTAAAAGAGTATATAAAGATGTTTTTAACTTCCGCAGGCGCAGGTATCATTATAGCTTTTATGGCACTTTTGAAGATCAAGATCGTGCAAGCTGACTTTTTGATAGGCACACAAACTATTCTTTCAAGCTTAAATTACGGCTTGGGATTTGTTTTTATCCATCTTATCGGATTTACCGTAGCAACCAAGCAGCCTGCTATGACAGCATCAACCTTTGCGCAAGAGGTTGAAAGAGATGAAGATAACAAAGCAAATCAAAATAGGCTTATAGAGCTTATATTTAAGGTTGCAAGATCTCAGTTTGCCTCGGTAATGGGTAATGTCACTTTAGCTCTTTTGATCTCTTTTGCTATAAGCTGCTTTGTGATAAACAGAGGCGGTGTAATTTTAAATAGCGATGAAGCGGGATATTATCTTAAGAATTTAGAGCCTCTGGCGCCGCTTTTATACGCCGGCATAGCCGGAATTTGGCTGTTTTGCTCGGGGCTTATCGCAGGATATTTTGATAATAGAGCCGATTGTCTGCAGCTAAAGCAGAGGTATTTTCATCATCCTTTATTTAAGAAGTTGTTTAAAGAAAACGCCAGAGAGAAAATTTCTTACTATTTGCACGACCATCACGGAGCTATTATGGGAAATTTCATCTTTGGCATACTTCTTGGCATTACGCCGTTTGTCGGGTATTTGATTAATCTGCCTTTGGATATCGCTCACGTGGCATTTTCAAGCGCATATTTGGGATACTCATCTACACATTTAGGAATTTCTACTTATGAGTTTTTATACTATCTATGCTGCGTTTTATCAATAGGGCTTGTTAATCTAGTCGTTAGCTTCGTAATCGCTTTAAAAGTATCCCTTGTATCAAGAGATACTTATATAGGCAACTTTTTTAGCTTTGCAAAGAAGCTGTTTTTAGAAATTTTAAAGCAACCTCACAGGCTTATTTTGCCGTTTAAGGACAAGGATAAGTAA
- the sucC gene encoding ADP-forming succinate--CoA ligase subunit beta — translation MNIHEYQAKAILKEFGINVAGGKLAYSIDEALQAAKKLNGDKFVIKAQVHAGGRGLGGGVKIAKSLSEVESIAKDMLGMSLITPQTSKDGKVVRKIYIEEALDISKEIYLSLAFDRKEENISIIASKEGGMSIEETAKDHPELIKKVNVDPQIGLRDFHILNLIGFFGFSKELSLKFSEILKKLYQIYISKDANLIEINPLVLTSKDEFYALDAKMSFDDSAVFRHSEILALKDDDEEEPSELEAKKSRLNYVKLEGNVGCIVNGAGLAMATMDIIQNAGGKSANFLDVGGSANPASVAKAFEIILRDKNVKSIFVNIFGGIVRCDRIAGGILEAAKEFELKTPIVIRLQGTNSTEAMDMLKSAELKNLHVVENLLDGARLAVKFANEKDLI, via the coding sequence ATGAACATTCACGAATATCAAGCAAAAGCTATTTTAAAGGAATTTGGCATAAACGTAGCGGGCGGCAAGCTCGCTTACTCAATCGATGAGGCATTGCAAGCCGCAAAAAAGCTAAATGGCGATAAATTCGTCATTAAAGCTCAGGTTCACGCAGGCGGTCGGGGTCTTGGCGGTGGCGTAAAGATAGCCAAAAGCCTAAGCGAAGTTGAAAGTATCGCAAAAGATATGCTTGGCATGAGCCTTATAACTCCCCAAACCTCAAAAGATGGCAAAGTCGTTAGAAAAATTTATATCGAGGAAGCGCTTGATATAAGCAAAGAAATTTATCTAAGTCTCGCCTTTGACAGAAAAGAGGAAAACATTAGCATAATCGCCTCAAAAGAGGGCGGAATGAGTATAGAAGAGACCGCCAAGGATCATCCCGAGCTTATCAAAAAGGTAAATGTAGATCCGCAGATCGGACTGCGCGACTTTCATATCTTAAATTTGATAGGATTTTTTGGATTTAGCAAGGAGTTAAGCCTAAAATTTAGCGAAATTTTAAAAAAGCTTTATCAAATTTATATAAGCAAAGATGCGAATTTGATAGAGATAAATCCTTTGGTTTTAACTTCCAAGGATGAATTTTACGCGCTTGATGCGAAGATGAGCTTTGATGACAGCGCCGTTTTTAGGCATAGCGAAATTTTAGCCCTTAAAGATGACGATGAAGAGGAACCAAGTGAGCTTGAAGCCAAAAAAAGCAGGCTTAACTACGTCAAGTTAGAAGGCAATGTAGGCTGTATAGTAAATGGTGCTGGGCTTGCCATGGCTACTATGGACATCATCCAAAACGCAGGTGGAAAGAGCGCAAATTTCTTAGACGTAGGCGGTTCGGCAAACCCTGCAAGCGTGGCAAAAGCCTTTGAGATAATACTTCGCGATAAAAATGTAAAATCGATATTTGTAAATATCTTTGGCGGTATCGTAAGGTGCGATAGGATTGCCGGCGGAATTTTAGAAGCGGCTAAAGAATTTGAGCTAAAAACCCCTATCGTAATCAGACTTCAAGGGACAAATTCGACCGAGGCTATGGATATGCTAAAAAGTGCGGAGTTAAAGAATTTGCATGTAGTTGAAAATTTGCTTGATGGCGCAAGATTGGCCGTTAAATTCGCAAACGAAAAAGATTTAATATGA